Proteins from one Bactrocera neohumeralis isolate Rockhampton chromosome 3, APGP_CSIRO_Bneo_wtdbg2-racon-allhic-juicebox.fasta_v2, whole genome shotgun sequence genomic window:
- the LOC126752896 gene encoding ubiquinone biosynthesis O-methyltransferase-like: MLSALIKIQRHLLVGTPHLRYAQISANKISDSSVNGQTQRTHTHSASTQKEIDHHAKLSANWWDLNGPMQSLHKLNELRVPFIRDGITARGNVDPSLINTTKVLQDQTILEVGCGGGILTEALARLNANVTGVDLGEDVITTAREHLEVHSPDLKNNVTYKIEPIEVHAKTKLNYYDAVVCSEVLEHIDDKAGFLTHCIQTLKPGGSIFITTMNKTIPLWIGGILLAENVFGIAPKNTHHWDKLASPLEVQRILSALGCQTVLTNGFTYNVCRRRWKWINTNVMCYALQAVKIE, from the exons ATGTTGTCcgctttaataaaaattcaaag GCATCTATTGGTTGGTACTCCTCATCTCCGATATGCACAAATATCTGCCAATAAGATTAGCGATTCCTCAGTTAATGGCCAAACACAGAGAACGCACACACATTCCGCTAGTACACAAAAAGAAATTGATCATCATGCCAAATTATCAGCAAATTGGTGGGATTTAAATGGACCGATGCAAAGTTTGCATAAGCTAAACGAACTAAG AGTGCCTTTTATACGTGATGGTATCACAGCTCGCGGTAACGTCGATCCAAGTTTAATTAATACAACAAAAGTCTTACAGGATCAGACTATTTTGGAAGTAGGTTGTGGGGGCGGTATATTAACTGAGGCATTAGCACGCCTTAATGCAAATGTAACGGGTGTTGACTTGGGCGAAGACGTAATAACAACTGCAAGAGAACATTTGGAGGTACATAGTCCAGATTTGAAGAATAATGTAACTTACAAAATTGAGCCCATTGAGGTGCATGCGAAAACCAAGTTAAACTATTACGATGCCGTTGTGTGCTCAGAAGTGTTGGAACACATTGACGATAAAGCTGGTTTCCTAACACATTGTATTCAAACCTTAAAG CCAGGAGGATCAATTTTTATAACTACcatgaacaaaactattccACTATGGATAGGAGGAATTTTGTTGGCTGAAAATGTATTTGGTATCGCACCAAAAAATACTCATCACTGGGACAAATTAGCATCACCGCTAGAAGTGCAACGTATTCTATCTGCAT TGGGTTGTCAAACTGTATTGACAAATGGCTTCACATACAACGTTTGTCGTAGACGCTGGAAGTGGATTAATACTAACGTAATGTGCTATGCACTACAAGCTGTTAAGATTGAATAA
- the LOC126752897 gene encoding M-phase phosphoprotein 6, with the protein MSAKKVRPRLSKGILEMKFMQRTKAKVDKEIEEAEGREMYSQEITQKMLNSNSNYIMEPSFVHCENLIEGRLSFRGMNPEIERLLELEQAEKVANTRHEQPTEVSDKDMASFYNAQQVTMQKKFQTKAQFKAKRNNVEKTKWQNKKARFQKPQEDDV; encoded by the coding sequence ATGTCTGCAAAAAAAGTACGTCCTCGCCTTTCCAAAGGTATCTTGGAGATGAAGTTCATGCAACGCACCAAAGCGAAAGTGGATAAAGAGATCGAAGAAGCTGAAGGCCGCGAAATGTATTCTCAAGAAATTacccaaaaaatgttaaatagcAATTCAAACTATATAATGGAGCCAAGTTTTGTCCATTGCGAAAATCTTATTGAGGGGCGACTTAGTTTTCGTGGCATGAATCCGGAGATTGAACGTCTTTTGGAGTTGGAACAAGCGGAGAAAGTAGCCAATACACGACATGAACAGCCTACTGAGGTGTCTGACAAGGATATGGCCTCCTTTTATAATGCACAGCAGGTGACAATGCAAAAGAAATTCCAAACAAAGGCTCAATTCAAGGCAAAACGCAACAACGTGGAGAAAACAAAATGGCAGAATAAAAAAGCGAGGTTCCAAAAACCTCAAGAGGACGATgtttaa
- the LOC126752751 gene encoding ubiquinone biosynthesis O-methyltransferase, mitochondrial-like translates to MSLRTVKAVPFLLQQQRYFLQNTFGYLRHAQTSSNTTYTSTPNTSIAKKNKELQQFNDSTQKEIDHHARLSATWWDLNGPLHGLHKLNDLRVPFVSHGLVAQSTVDKNLRNTVDMNLRNPGEVLKGKNILEVGCGGGILTEALARLNANVTGVDLGADVIMTAEKHLKEDSPELVDRITYKTESIAEHANKYTNHYDAIVCSEVLEHIDEKEAFLKDCVRAIKPGGSIFITTLNKTVLQWFLGIILGEYIFGVAPKNTHHWSKLIAPQDVQRILAALNCETVSLRGLTYNVFYRRWRWINTTKLCYALHAVKAA, encoded by the exons ATGTCGTTGAGAACGGTCAAAGCTGTGCCATTTTTGCTGCAACAGCAAAG GTATTTCTTGCAAAATACATTTGGTTATCTTCGACACGCACAAACAAGTTCAAATACAACTTACACTTCAACACCGAATACAAGCatagcaaagaaaaacaaagaactACAACAATTTAACGACAGCACGCAAAAAGAAATTGATCATCACGCGCGGTTATCAGCGACTTGGTGGGATTTAAATGGTCCATTACATGGTTTACACAAGCTGAACGATTTAAG AGTTCCTTTCGTGAGCCATGGTTTGGTGGCGCAAAGTACCGTCGACAAAAATTTGCGAAATACCGTCGACATGAATTTGAGAAATCCAGGTGAAGTGCTGaaaggtaaaaatattttggaagttGGTTGTGGTGGCGGCATATTAACGGAAGCGTTAGCACGTCTAAATGCTAATGTAACTGGCGTTGATTTGGGGGCAGACGTAATAATGACGGCCGAGAAACATTTAAAGGAAGATAGTCCGGAACTAGTCGATCGCATAACTTATAAAACCGAGTCAATAGCGGaacatgcaaataaatatacaaatcatTATGATGCAATTGTGTGCTCAGAGGTATTGGAACATATTGACGAGAAAGAAGCGTTCTTAAAGGATTGCGTTAGAGCTATAAag CCAGGCGGTTCAATATTTATTACGACCTTGAATAAGACCGTTCTACAGTGGTTCTTAGGAATTATTCTTGGAGAATATATATTCGGTGTTGCACCGAAAAACACACATCACTGGAGTAAACTGATCGCACCACAAGATGTGCAACGCATTCTAGCTGCAT TGAATTGTGAGACGGTATCGCTGAGAGGCCTCACTTACAATGTTTTTTATAGGCGTTGGCGTTGGATTAATACTACCAAACTGTGCTATGCTCTCCATGCTGTTAAAGCTGCATAA